One part of the Eucalyptus grandis isolate ANBG69807.140 chromosome 10, ASM1654582v1, whole genome shotgun sequence genome encodes these proteins:
- the LOC104429009 gene encoding basic endochitinase gives MRFASLIPLLLLASVLGAAAQQGGDIGSLISRDLFNEMLKHRNDGNCPAKGFYTYDAFITAAKSFGGFGTTGDTDTRKREIAAFLAQTSHETTGGWASAPDGPYAWGYCQLREQGNPPDYCVANQQWPCAPGKKYYGRGPIQISYNYNYGPAGKAINSDLLNNPDTVATDPIISFKTALWFWTTPQSPKPSCHAVAAGQWQPSAADTAAGRVPGYGVITNIINGGLECGKGSNPQVQDRIGFYKRYCDLLKVGYGNNLDCYTQKPFA, from the exons ATGAGGTTCGCGTCGTTAATACCGCTGCTCCTCCTGGCCTCGGTGCTCGGAGCCGCCGCTCAGCAGGGTGGGGACATTGGCAGCTTGATCAGTCGGGACCTGTTCAACGAGATGCTGAAGCATCGCAACGACGGGAATTGCCCCGCCAAAGGGTTCTACACCTACGATGCCTTCATCACGGCCGCGAAGTCATTCGGCGGGTTCGGGACCACAGGCGACACGGACACGAGGAAGCGAGAGATCGCGGCGTTCTTGGCTCAGACATCGCATGAAACCACAG GCGGATGGGCAAGTGCACCGGACGGTCCATATGCATGGGGATATTGCCAGTTGCGAGAGCAAGGCAATCCTCCAGACTACTGCGTTGCCAACCAGCAATGGCCTTGTGCTCCTGGCAAGAAATATTATGGGCGTGGTCCTATCCAAATCTCTTA CAACTACAACTACGGGCCGGCAGGGAAAGCCATCAACTCCGACCTACTGAACAACCCGGACACGGTTGCAACCGACCCCATCATCTCATTCAAGACGGCCCTCTGGTTCTGGACGACGCCGCAGTCGCCGAAGCCCTCGTGCCACGCCGTTGCTGCTGGCCAGTGGCAGCCGTCTGCCGCGGACACCGCAGCTGGGCGGGTCCCTGGGTATGGGGTCATCACCAACATCATCAACGGTGGGCTCGAGTGCGGGAAGGGCTCGAACCCGCAGGTGCAGGACCGGATCGGGTTCTACAAGAGGTACTGCGACTTGCTGAAAGTGGGATATGGCAACAATCTGGACTGCTACACCCAAAAGCCATTTGCCTAG
- the LOC104422826 gene encoding protein DETOXIFICATION 45, chloroplastic encodes MAVAQFTNAPCWGVAGKERERRPFVNLSRELPLNRSEVTQTGGHSLVKKRRVSIFGGVSRRCQSISDQQALDFELHTDPYNEDISTSTDGSALHDESTQHSTDSQNLQTELIMLSLPAIAGQAIEPLAQLMETAYIGRLGPLELASAGVSMSIFNIVSKVFNIPLLSVATSFVAEDVARSAGNNSAPCGQYQNGAYERRELPSVSTALLLALAIGVFEALALYFGSGLFLDMMGISSGSSMRIPAEHFLKLRAFGAPAVVMYLAVQGIFRGFKDTKTPILSLGLGNFSAVFFFPLLMYYFHLGVTGAAISTVLSQYIVAFLMIWHLNKRTVLSLPNAHNLHFGGYLKSGGFLLGRTMAAVMTITLSTSMAARQGALAMAAHQICLQVWLSVSLLVDAQAAAGQAMIASSYAKGDYSTVKKIAFFALKTGLITGVSLALLLGLSFNSLATLFTKDAQVLQIVGSGLLFVSASQPINALAYIFDGLHYGVSDFSYAAWSMMAVGALSSVFLLYAPSIVGLSGVWSGLTLFMGLRTLAGYARLSSKEGPWKFLHGDAYKLQVAI; translated from the exons ATGGCAGTTGCTCAGTTCACCAATGCGCCTTGCTGGGGTGTGGCTGGtaaggaaagggaaagaaggcCATTTGTGAATTTGAGCCGCGAGTTGCCCTTAAATAGATCGGAAGTCACTCAAACCGGTGGCCATTCCTTGGTGAAAAAGAGGAGAGTATCGATCTTTGGTGGCGTTTCTAGGCGTTGCCAGTCAATCAGTGATCAGCAAGCATTGGATTTTGAATTGCATACAGATCCTTATAATGAAGATATCTCTACGTCAACCGATGGAAGTGCACTGCATGA TGAGTCGACACAACATTCAACAGactcccaaaatctccagacTGAGCTGATAATGCTCTCTTTACCTGCAATTGCTGGACAAGCGATTGAGCCCTTAGCGCAATTGATGGAAACAGCTTACATCGGTAGACTTG GACCTCTGGAGTTGGCATCTGCGGGCGTTTCAATGTCAATCTTCAACATCGTGTCTAAGGTCTTTAATATTCCTCTCCTAAGTGTTGCAACATCATTTGTGGCTGAAGACGTTGCAAGGAGTGCAGGCAACAATTCTGCTCCAT GTGGTCAGTATCAAAATGGAGCATATGAAAGAAGGGAGCTGCCTTCAGTATCTACTGCCTTATTATTAGCTCTAGCAATTGGTGTCTTTGAGGCACTGGCTTTGTACTTCGGCTCAGGATTGTTTCTCGACATGATGGGCATATCATCA GGCTCTTCTATGCGCATACCAGCAGAACACTTTCTTAAATTAAGAGCTTTTGGCGCTCCAGCAGTCGTCATGTATTTGGCTGTTCAGGGCATATTTCGTGGCTTCAAGGACACAAAAACTCCTATTCTGTCTCTGG GTTTGGGCAACTTTTCTGCTGTATTCTTCTTTCCACTGTTGATGTACTATTTCCACCTCGGTGTGACTGGTGCTGCCATTTCTACAGTTTTGTCTCA ATAcattgttgcctttttgatGATTTGGCATCTCAACAAGAGGACTGTCTTGTCACTGCCTAATgcacacaatttgcattttggtgGCTATCTGAAATCTG GCGGCTTTCTTCTAGGGAGAACTATGGCTGCTGTGATGACCATAACCTTGAGCACATCTATGGCCGCTCGTCAGGGAGCATTAGCCATGGCTGCACATCAGATATGCTTGCAAGTCTGGTTATCTGTTTCTCTCCTTGTCGATGCGCAAGCGGCAGCAGGCCAG GCTATGATTGCAAGTTCATATGCAAAAGGTGACTATAGCACTGTAAAGAAAATTGCATTCTTCGCTCTTAAG ACAGGACTAATTACCGGTGTGTCCCTAGCTCTGTTGTTGGGGTTGTCATTTAATTCTCTGGCAACTTTGTTCACCAAGGACGCACAAGTACTACAAATTGTTGGATCAGGCTTATTG TTTGTAAGTGCCAGCCAACCGATCAATGCTCTGGCTTATATTTTTGACGGTCTCCATTATGGCGTGTCAGACTTCTCATACGCAGCTTGGTCTATG ATGGCCGTGGGTGCGTTATCTTCTGTGTTTTTGCTTTATGCTCCATCCATTGTTGGTCTTTCGGGAGTCTGGTCTGGATTAACTCTTTTCATGGGCTTGCGCACATTAGCCGGATATGCAAG ATTAAGCTCGAAGGAAGGTCCGTGGAAATTTTTGCATGGAGATGCCTATAAGTTGCAG GTTGCCATTTGA
- the LOC104422827 gene encoding protein STRICTOSIDINE SYNTHASE-LIKE 5: MSESRAGPPPPPPPTKTSLKPSLTVTILSVLAPVLAITILYRLEPFDPAPLPPHGLSGTVAAPRENSRMLRGTEMVGAGRVVGPEDVVYDPESGVIYVGCADGWVKQVEVSGSGKDFAVEDWVNTGGRPLGLTLGRDSELIVCDSYKGLLKVSKRDGTVELLTDEAEGLKFNLTDGADVARDGTIYFTDASYKYTLKEAIWDVLEGQPHGRFLSYDPTTKETRVLARDLYFPNGVALSPDQSFVIFCETVMRWCKRYYITGERKGHIDTFIDRLPGYPDNIRYDGEGHYWIALYSGSSMFNKLLLKYPFIRKGAAILERFDRRPVMDKNSGVFQVDLEGKPVAHYYDPQLSFISSGNKIGDYLYCGSLYYPYILRLKLD; the protein is encoded by the exons ATGTCTGAGTCAAGAGCcggccccccgccgccgccgccacccacCAAAACCTCGCTGAAGCCCTCGCTCACAGTCACCATCCTATCAGTTTTGGCTCCGGTTCTAGCGATCACGATCCTGTACCGACTAGAGCCCTTTGATCCGGCTCCGCTGCCCCCCCATGGGCTGTCCGGGACAGTCGCCGCCCCGAGGGAGAACAGCCGCATGCTGCGTGGCACGGAGATGGTCGGGGCCGGGCGAGTGGTGGGCCCCGAGGACGTGGTATACGACCCTGAGTCGGGGGTCATCTACGTGGGGTGTGCGGACGGGTGGGTAAAGCAGGTGGAGGTGAGCGGCTCAGGCAAGGACTTTGCGGTGGAGGACTGGGTCAACACCGGCGGGAGGCCACTCGGCCTCACCCTTGGGCGGGACAGCGAACTTATTGTGTGCGACTCCTATAAG GGGCTGCTGAAGGTGAGCAAACGCGACGGAACCGTGGAGCTATTGACGGATGAGGCGGAAGGCCTGAAGTTCAACCTAACGGACGGTGCGGACGTGGCCCGTGACGGGACGATATACTTCACCGACGCCTCATACAAGTACACCTTGAAAGAGGCCATTTGGGACGTCCTGGAGGGCCAGCCGCACGGGAGGTTCTTGAGCTACGACCCGACGACCAAAGAGACTCGAGTGCTGGCTCGGGATCTCTACTTCCCCAATGGCGTCGCGCTCTCGCCCGACCAAAGTTTCGTGATCTTCTGCGAAACTGTCAT GAGATGGTGTAAGAGGTACTATATCACCGGTGAGCGAAAGGGACATATCGACACATTCATCGACCGTTTGCCAGGTTATCCGGACAACATCAGATACGATGGAGAAGGCCATTACTGGATTGCTCTGTACTCG ggGAGCTCGATGTTCAACAAACTGTTGTTGAAGTATCCATTCATAAGAAAAGGAGCTGCGATCTTGGAGAGATTCGACAGACGACCGGTGATGGACAAGAACAGCGGGGTTTTTCAAGTCGACCTGGAGGGGAAACCGGTTGCGCATTACTACGATCCTCAGCTGTCATTCATATCGAGCGGGAACAAGATTGGTGACTACTTGTACTGTGGCTCCCTCTACTACCCTTACATCCTTCGCCTCAAGTTAGACTAG